GCGCCGGGCCGGGTCCCTCGCTGGAGTGCCGGGTCAACGTTCCGGCGCTGTACCTGCAGCCGGGCGCGGAGCTCGTCCCGCCGCCGGACGGCGAGCCCGAGCCCGTGCGCTACACGCGCGCCTACCAGGCCTTCTGGTGGAATTGCGTGGCCGTGCGCGCGCGCCGGCTCGACGCGCGCTGTCCGTTCACTTGCAGCGGCACGCCGGCTGCGAGCGACGGCTGCGCCGAGGGCAGCAGCGACGCGACGCGCGACATCGACTCACTCCTGCAGCGCTTCCCACCGGGGCGCGTCCAATCCTACCTGACCTCGCTCGCCGCCCAGCCCGAGGCGCGCGAGAAGCTGGCGGCGTACTTCGGCAACACGCCGCGGGCCTGGTTGCCCTAGCCGACTCAACTGCAGGCGGCGATCGGTCGATCCCTCCCGCGTGAACCACGCCATGACCACGACCGCCTTCGAGCTGCCGGGCTACCGGGTAGGCCGGACGCTCGGCCTGGTGCGCGGCATCACCGTCCGCTCGCGCTCGATCTTCGGCACGATCGGCGGCTCGCTGCAGACGCTGGTAGGCGGGAACATCACCCTGTTCACGTCGCTGTGCGAGCGCACGCGCGCGGAGGCGTTCGAGATGATGCTCCAGCACGCGACTCAGATGGGCGCGAACGCGGTGATCGGCGTGCGCTACGACGCGACCGAGGTCATGCAGGGCGTGACCGAGGTGCTGTGCTACGGCACGGCCGTGGTGGCCGAGCCGGTGCGCTGAGCCCGCGACTCAGTCCGGCTCGAGCTTGAACGCGAGCAGCGCCAGCGGCGGCAGCGTGATCCGCAACGAGTGACTCCGGCCGTGGCAGGGCACCGGCTCGGCGCGTACGCCGCCCAGGTTGCCCACGCCGCTCCCGCCGTAGAGCGTGGCGTCGCCGTTCAGGATCTCGCGCCAGTGACCGCCCGCCGGCACGCCCACGCGGAAGCGCGGGCGCGGCACGGGCGTGAAGTTGCACACCACGAGCACGGTCTGCTCGGGCTGGCCGCCGCGGCGCAGGAAGGCCAGCGTGCTCTGCGCGGCGTCGTTGCAGTCGATCCACTCGAAGCCCGACGGCTCGCAGTCGCGCGCGTGCAGCGCGGGCTCGGCGCGGTAGGTCGTGTTCAGGTCGCGCAGCCAGCGCTGCACGCCGCGGTGGCTCGCGAAG
Above is a window of Myxococcota bacterium DNA encoding:
- a CDS encoding YbjQ family protein, with the translated sequence MTTTAFELPGYRVGRTLGLVRGITVRSRSIFGTIGGSLQTLVGGNITLFTSLCERTRAEAFEMMLQHATQMGANAVIGVRYDATEVMQGVTEVLCYGTAVVAEPVR